TAACCTCCAATACAGCAGGtaatgttttgggacatcaagtggaggtaattttcaaaatttgagagtcgcgatgagtatcaaaacatcgcagtgtttggggctcggaATGCGAggagctcaacgtaatcgggtgtactttcaaatggtTGGCGCTAACATACCGGTGTAAGAAGGCTGGAATAACACTTAAAATTGGACCCGCGCCAAAATCGGCGCCGCTAGGCCATTTTTCACCAGCGGTGGCGTACCGGCATTATACCGTTTCCATAAATAATCAGCGGCGGCACCTCTTAAATTCATGATGTAACTcactagcggcccttacacgatcattaaaagtgtcattactaaaaaataatgacACTttaaatgatcgtgtaaggtctacagcggctcttacacgatcattaaaagtgtcattactgaaaagtaatggcacttttaatgatcgtgtaaggtctacgggttcagtaatgacacgagtaatgatggaattccggattttccatcattaccaacattatttcttcttcttatatttttgtggaagtgctgaatgtctttagaactatacgtgaaaaaatgacaaagtgtagatttaaattgttaatatttcattaaccttaacgtttcaatggcaaatcaaatttattttcagctaaacgaaaataaaaatattgctattgctattgctggagtagttacaaacactcatcattaataatgaacgtgtaatgctaagaagtaatgatgtacagtaatgcagtaatgacgagcgtttgagcagaagtgtcattacttagtaatgacacttttaatgatcgtgtaagggccactaATAAGAGCctcttttttgttcattttctcTATCAATTATTACGGAGCTAGTAAAAAACTTTCTTCGAAGTTTTTAATATTATCCGAAATTTTCTTGACACGTATGCGAAGATTTGCAGCATTTTTTCTGATAACGACCAATAAGCCTCTTGTCAGCAGTCACTTTGAGCTGAAACTGCAGGCGAACCATTGTAAATAGAGTATAaattttaacaccagacgaaaagaAAAACTTCACTTTTTCGTATAGGGTAATTCGAGGAGAGATGGAACACCTACTTCATCTCGTGGAGTTTCTTATCAAATGTGGTGTAGGTTTGTGGGCGAGTACTGATGCATGCAAAATCAAAATATACCTTTCCACGTCAATAGCTAACTCGAGAATCGTATTATTCTTGAGCACATGTGAGAAACCGCGCTCTAAGAActaaatttttttcacttcaTGTTCGTCACTAATATTTTTTACATCCGATAACTTCGAATTCAGTTTGAGTTCTTGAATTTAGATCGTGGACCTTTTTATTGGTGAGTGCAACTTGCaggttagaaattttttttctcgtatttttcGAATCTAATTTATGTTGGAAACGGGAGAAATGGaacacttttttcgaggtgaaaTGGAACAGTCGTGGTGACAAGCGTTTGTTCATTTTCATCAATCATACTTACAAAAATCCAAATGttttaatccaatttattttatgattagattaggaaaaaattaaaaaatctttgCAAAtgtctttaaaaaaataaattctttgGCCTCATGGATTGTCATTTTTGGACCAACACTGAGCCACTAACGAGCAACATTATGTCGTGACAAtatatctcgatgaacattagagaaggtcccaagtgcaaatgacagtttcttttggtttactttctctttcaattattacggcacattttctcgtgtttgtcttcatatATTTTGTGTAGGTATGTATATGCTATTTTCACTCTTTCATTCTCTATTACAACAAATAGCATAGTAAACTAGTAACACTCATGCACTCTTTTTCTTCATTCGTACCGTAacaacccgaataaaaaatattgtagcaaaacaatacgatttactgttacaaaacctgccacaattttgatttaaccattgaaaaatattttaatgtattgttatacactatccaattaattgtgaacatgctttttacaatagaatgtatgagttgttaagtatcgtaacaattcaaatcataaaattttctcatacatgttttcttggaaaacaatcaaatgtacagtttgcatattgtttgaaacaccacgtgtacaataaattcaattgtagaatcgtagaaacaatatattgaatcgttggaaatgaaaaaaatcttgtgacgatacaataaaatgtattgtaagccATAGATCtagttgtgaatcaattgtttttgctgtaaaatcaatggtttaattTTTTACGGGAATGCTATGATTCTGATGTCCACAGATAATGCGTGAAAAAAGAATACAAAAGTGAAGGgtatcagagaaaaaaaaacaagcgcaAGACCCGAAAAAGGTGCGAAATATAAAAGTGCTTAAGTAGAAATCATGCGGCAATTAAATCGAAATAACACAGCTTCTCATTTTTTATTCCCTTTTCTTTAATTATCGACTTGTTTCtacatttttattaaattctACATGTTACCCACTTGGCTTTCGATTACTACTgggaaaatgattaaaaaaaatataatcagACAAAATATATTGAGAAAATATAAACAAGGAAAACGAGGAAAACTGTCACTTGCGGATGCGGCCTTTTGAAATAATTCACCGAGAAATTTTATCCCATTTTGTGCTCTTTTGAATTGTCATCGTCCAGTATTCGTCTCCGCTGTCTGCCAAAATAGAACGATAGGAGCCACGCGTTATCCACTGgttattttttattcgtttttattagaaATCCTTATTCATGTTTAAGTTTTTTCGTCTAATAATAAATCCTAACAATTAGGAAATGGATTTCGCCAAAAATGTTCTCCAGAAATATGGCTGGAGAGAAGGTAATTTAGATTCATTAGTTGTCCTTTGTCATGCCTTGTAATATTCGTCGAAATGTTGATCCAGGTGACGGACTAGGTAAAAATTCCGATGGCATTGTTAAGCCGATCAAAGCTAGTCTCAAGTTCAACAGTACCGGGTTTGGATCGGATCAGGCTAAGGAACACACTAATAAATGGTGGCAACGAGTGTTCGATGAAGCGGCAAACAATATCGATGTTGGTCCAGCCGGAAAAATTACTCAACGCGAGAAAGATGCTGTGGAAATCTCGAACAAGAGTTATTCGGTGCGGAAGTTAGCACAAAAGAGTGCGGCAGGTGGAAAAACCAGTTACGGTGGATTTTTGAAGGCGTCAACATTGTTGAGCAATATTGGCCGAGAAGAGGATGTGGAAGGACACATCCATACAGAGGATATAGAATTTAAGCCGGCAAAGGTGAGATTTAAATTTGTTAGGAAAAATTTCGTAAACAAATTAAGTGTTTTCATTCGAAGATCTTAACGGATGAGGAACTGTTTGCTGCATGTGGTGGCAGAACAGCTCATAAAGGTGCTCGTCATGGGCTAAAACTTACCGGCAAGCTGGCCCGTGTAGAAGCTCAAGACAATAAGCTGCTGCAGGAATTGGAATCGAAATCGTTTGAGTCGGTCATTAAAAACAACGATTGGCAACAGATTCAAAAACGGAAAAAATCTAAGaagaaaaaacgaaacgaagaaaAATGGGTAGAACGACACCAGGAAGAAGAGGAAGACGAACTCAAGGATATGGTCCATAATTCCAACTATGTtgtaaagaaaaacaaaaagaaagccAAAGTAGAAGAGCGGGTGGAGAATGATTTAGTCGAAGAAATGAACAATAGTATGGGATTTTTTGAAACTTTGCCAGAGGATGACGGTGTTGAACCAGATCCTGGGCCTACTATCGAGGAAGAACTAGAAATGCTAAGCAATAAGATTCGCAAATTAGATCACGGTTCGGTTACTATTAGGAAAAAGGATAAATTCAAAAAGAAGAAACTGAAACGCGCTGCAGCGCAGGCAGACATGGACGAAGAAGATGAAAGTATGGATCCAACGGCAAAGTATCGGAAAGATTACAAAAAAGAGCAAAAGAAAAACAACAAACTTCTACGGGAAATGGTTTCTCAAGAAGTTCAGTCGGATCAAAAGGTAAAACCGAAGAAGTTGCTCAGGTCGGACAGCGAGGCATCGGAGAACGACGATGGCGAGAAGGATGTGATTCAACGTATCAACGAGTACCGGGAGAAAATTGAATCAAAACTACCCAAGATCAAAGTGATCGAGCCGACTGATGAGGACCAGCAACAGCTGTTGGCAGATCAGTTCAAAAACGCTCAGAGGAACGGCGTTAAGCGCGTTGGCCGACATAAGGTCAAAAAGAAGAAAAGCAAGAAGAGGAACCGCGTAGTGGCTCAGCTGGCGGAGAATTTGCTTAAAAACTTGTGAGAAACTTCCGtttatattttgaattcaaagcaATTGTAGAGCCTTTTTGAAGTTAGAATAAGTCAAAATCTGCTTTTTTCTTGTAGTAGTATATATTTAAACAATTTTAGAATTGTGAATAAAAGAAATTGaactacgatttttttttcaaatatttattgacTTAAAGAAACCCAATTATTTAGTCAGTGAAGATCGAACTATCGAAAGTATTGTTAACCAATGCTCTACAACACACCAACGACTAATCAGTAAAAGAAAAAACTTGGAACTCAATCACAGCAACTGTTTCCgtaattttgtttgatttattCGTACCTATGAAAATCGTCCTATATTACAATAAATACGCTCATTTTTTTGCCTCATGCAATCTACGTCCGTCATTCAATTCTTCTTTTTACTCTGCTTGCTACCTGAAGACTTGGATTTCTCTTTGTCTTTTCCTTTGTCTGAAGGCGCACCTCCGGTAAAGAAGGACGTTATCATCTCACTAAACTCTGGCATATCGCTTGTCATCTATAAATGTAGATAATAGATTGGTTTTCACCAATGATATCAAATTGCATTAGTTTCATACCTTGGACAGATTCAAATTCTCCATCTCCTTCTTCGTTTCTGGGTCGCTCATCATCTTCGGCAGGACCAGCATAATGAACAGCGGAAGAATCATCATCAGAACCATCGGGTTAAACAAGAAATCTGTTATCTTCCACTGTTCACGTTGCTGGAAGTAGCGGAAGCGGGTTAGCGCCTTCAGCTTCAGCGGGTATGGCACTTGCACGACTTGCGACGGCTGCACGTAATTTAGTTTCCGAGCCCGAAATTTTCCCTTAGGATTTATCTCCACTCGAACCGATTCGTAGTAATAGTCAGGATTCATAATTTCCACCACGTAGCTGCCGGATGGCACCGACGTGATAATAAACGAACCATCGTCCCTTAGGAAACCCTTATACTCGCCGCCATTGATGGAAATCTGCGTATCGATCTGCCAGGTCAGATCCGACCCACCGAACAATTCCGGAGGATAAACCTTACCTTCGATAGTGTAGCGAGTGGTTTCATCGTACTCGTCGATTGATGTGTCGCCTGTTACATTATTCAGTAGCGTTAGTATTGCTGCTAACAGTGGAATTACGATATTTTTCATCtttcgaatgaaaaaaatcacggTACGAGAAAACACTAATCAGAAAATGACGAAATTGCAAGAATGAAAGCAAACGTCAAATCAGATTGACATAATTCAGACCACAGAGTGACTAATGTGAATTGACCGTCTACAGCTCTCAGCAATCAAAAGGCTTTTCCGTATAATCGAACTGCCACCTTAATAGTAGCCGACCAAAAGACCACCGAGAGAAAAGCAACTAGGAGTTTCATATCACTGAAAATAATCCGCACATCAAGTCTACTAGAAATATCACGTAGATAtacaaaataatgtttttacttcAGTTTATCGGACAACGATAGTAACCATCGTACTAAACATGACTAGGAAGTGAAATAATTATGACTATCACTGATTTTTCCTGTTTATTTTACGTGACATCCTCATATTAATTtatcttggttcattttgacaGTCAAACTCAGCGTTCATTTTTTTATGTGTGTAAAGTAGAGGTCAAAATGGCGTGTATTGAAGGCAGATTAGAAGAGCTTCTATCGGATATAGGAATAACACAACAATTATTGGAGATATTCGATGGTAAGAATAGATAGAAATGGAGTTGCATTTTATAATCATGCTTATATTTATTTCAAACAGAATGTGGGAttaatttttctgatttgttcAGCATCACAATTGATCAACTTCGCGAATATCTAGAACCAACACAAACACCTTGGAAATATTCGGTGCTGTACGAATAATTTCATCGTGGCGAATGCGAAATGTAAatggattttcaaaataattttgaataaacaTTGATTTCTTTTTGTAGGAGTCCAAAATCGTTACTTTATTGACTTCACTTGAACCGGGATATCGCTTGCGGCTTACAGGCATAATTGACACTCCAGTTGCATTGGATGATAACATCGATAATACTCAGTTAGTGGGTTCTAAGGAAAATAATACTCGTGCGACTGGCATTTCTAACGAGACCAGATATGCGTCATCAGTAATAAATAAAGACACAGATATACTTAATCAACCATCAACAAGTGTTGTAGACGACATTGGCAAAGAACACATAAAGCGAAAAAACGTAAATGCACATATCCAGATATacatttgaagacaaacacgagaaaaggtcctaagtgcaaatgacagtttctcttcgtttactttctctttcgagtattacgatccaatcagcaatctttccatctaacacttcacataggattatagcaaaaaccatcaactttcgttatgcactgtagaatttgttggaaattactgaaatttgccgtaataattgaaagagaaagtaaatcaagagaaactgtcatttgcacttgggaccttttctaatgttcatcgagatttaTGAAGACTAACAGCTTTCACTTTTTGAAGGTATCTGGAATCGAGTATTCACTCCCGTTGTTAGAGCCTGAAAGCAGTTTCCGACATGTTACTGGGTCCAAAGTAGTTCAATCGTGTTCATTAATAGAGACAAACACCTCGTTAATTCGACGGACCAATGATGATTTATTGAGCGAGGtcgtgaataaaaatatctcgtATTGTCAACTTTCTCCAACTGTAGTAAGTACCAATAGTGAGTACACACATAATGTGAAGACGACGGAACAGACCAAAGCGCAAAATTATCTGACTGAATATTCTCATGCGAGTGAAACGATATCAACAGTTACTGACAGTGAAGGCAATTCGCATGATGATTTGTTATCAGATGGTACCGATCGGGTAATAGCAACTGGACGTAGTTCGGATGAAATCAAACGAAAGCAACGTCAAAGTGTTTCCTCGTTATGTAAACAAAGCTCCTCCGTTACCCAGTCATCTCACGCAAGCAATATATTTTCAACtaaaattttagaaaagttgTTAAATAGTTCCGAAGAAGGCAAGGACATTTTAAAGTGTGCTATAAAAACTGAGCTTTCTGAAGCTAAACAGCTTGAACTTTCCAGCATCATAGCAAAGCATCACATAAACAGTAAAAATAAGTTATTAACTGAGGATCTCCGAACATATGCTCTGGCTGTTACGTCGTTATTTAAGTTTGAACGATCGGTAAGCagcaattgattgatataaaatatctaaaaacatattctgttaaaACAAAATACTGTTTTCATTTAGGAGAATTACTTCATTCCAAGGGATGGAGATAGAAAAAATCATGGTGGAAAGATAGCCAACAAGATTGGCAATCTGAAACAAAGAAAACGGAAGCGAGAAACGAAGGAAAACGAATATCAAGTAACCAAACGAACACTAATTGATCCTCAAAATAAGCAAAACGAGGATGCTGAAGATGCTGCTGAATGGTTGAAGCTCAACAGTGAACCTTGGACTGTAGTTCTTGATCAGTGGAAAATTAGCTATGCTGTTCGTAAAAGAGACTTGCTGTCCCGTAAACGAATCCCTCATTTATTTAAGACATATCCGCAATACAAGCTTCAGCATGGATTTCAACTGGTAAGTCTCACAATGATATACAAAACAGTTACTGctacagttttgtttttttttatttagattgatattgattttcaaaaatcttttcCCGAATCGAAAAACGGATTGATGCAATTACCATACTTAATACCACGaattgcagcatatatttcCAAGAAAGCCTGCGACCCTTCTGCTGTGTATCTACTGGAACGATTAACTGATGACGACGCAAATAACGGTGAAATAACTGTTTTTGTgtactgtttttgaactagcatTACTTTTATTATAGATAAGAAAATATGCGCACTTTTACTGGCATTAAATACCGTACTGTCACCAATTTCGGTAGCATCTCGTTTCGAACCCACCATTTTAGTTGGACAAGAGGATACGTTGATTTTCGTCGGTTCAAAAGAGCAAGCTCAATTGAAAATTCAAGAAATATATCAAAGCTATGCTGAACTAAATATCCCAAtcgttccaaaattatttgcagTGGGAGAAAGCTTGGACAATCTGCAGGGAACTTTTATAGTCGGGTACGATGATCTGTGTTATGAATTTCCATCAATATTAAGAGCAGTTGATGTACTAATTAAACTGACCGCTGTTCTTGGACTGccgttttctaaaatttctaaGCTCGTTTGGCACTTCCTTAGCAGTTATATTTACGGATTAAAGCAACGAGAAACTTATGCGTCCATCATTAAACTCAAAACTTATCTGGAGCCGAATATAAACGAGTAGTAAACAGTGATCATGATTCCTTGCATGATATTAGGATGCACAATCCTTTCTACAAGTCCGAGTGAATACCTGACACATCTTAAGGAGGTTCATCGTGTTCCGTCCATATATCAGTACAAATGTACAATAGCAGGATGTCGTCaagttttttccaaaatatatCCATTCAAAAAACATATTAGCCATCATTCTGGATTCGAGAATAAAAGCAACATGGAACTTGCTAATGTAAACAATAATCGAACATCGCTGGAACATCTGTCTGCATTATCAGTTACAACGAGTTCATCGTCATATGATCCTGAGACTTGTTCGTCGAAAATAAGGCGTATTGAAAGAAGTGATGATCAATCAtttaatttaaatgaaaatttgatcaatACTCTTGACCAAATGGCAATAAAACTTACTCTCTACATGcacaaacaaaacaattttaccCGAAAAGATGTATATATGATTCAAACTGAAATAAGCAGCATGTTTtctgaaatcgcaagtatgttagAAATGTTCAAAAAACACATTATTCACCCAGAGAATAGTTTTGAATATCAAAACCAAATTGATAAGATGAAAACCATATTTGAGTTTATAAATACAGATCATAAGTTTTTCAAGTATTTAAGGAATAGCTTGAAGTTCGAATTACCAACAATAGTTACAATAGGAAAAAATCATGACATCTCTTCTAAATTACTTGACATTGAAAAAGATAAAAATTTAGATCAGGCTAATAATTATTTGATTATCATGCCATTAGAATTTCAAATCAAATCTTATTTTGAATgcgaaaatatattaaaatccacGTTACAAAATACAGACAAGCTGTTAAAATCCTCCGAAATAATAAATTATGTAAACGGTAGCACATGGAAAACGatagtaaaaaaatatgaaaacgaaTACGTGCTTCCAATATGGTTATATTCTGATGAATATGAAATTAATGACTCACAAAGCTCACACAGTAATAGGCACAGTATTTGCGGAATTTTTTTACAGATTCCCTACAATACCTAAGGAATTCCAATCAAGATTATGTAATATTTTTGTGGCGGGAATGGTGAAAAAATCAGATATTAAGGTTGTAGGgatgaataaacttatgcacgCCATTATGCATAGATTTAAACGAATAGAAACTGATGGAATTAATATAAATCTCGACGACGGAACAATACTTGTAAGATTTGTGTTATGTTTAATACAAGGTGACAATTTGGGTGTGCATTCTTTGCTATTGTTCAGTAGTGGATTCAACGCTACATTTTCATGTAGATTTTGCAAGCGACCAAAAGTTTTATTAAAAGTTGATTGTCAAGAGCATGCTGATTGTCTCCGTCGCCGACAGGACTACGCTTTAGATTTAGAATTAGGACAACCTAGTGAAACAGGAATATATGGGAACTCAATCTTCAACGAACTGCCATCATTCCATGTTGTTGAAAATTTAAGCGTTGATGCAATGCATGATTTGTATAGTTCAGGCATTTGCAAATATGGTTTAGTAGAAATCTTGAACTATTGTATTTACAAGAAAAAGTACTTTACTCTAAACGACTTCAAcacatacagaaaaaaaattgcaaaagttTGCATAGATACTGAGCTTTCTCGAATGCTGGATGttgttgaatgttttaaaagcaaAGAGAAGTGCAAAACTGTTCATATCCGACTAACTTCCAACGAAACGCGTATACtaatacattacattacattaatcATTGGGAAATGTGTGCCAACTGATGACATCGTTTGGAAGTACTGCACAACGCTAGTAAAGTTGACTGAGTTCTGTTTGAGAAGTGCATTTTCTGTACACATGATTGATCAATTGCGAAGATTAATTAATGTACATCATTGTATGTACACTGAGATATTTAAAAAAGAACTAAAACCTAAACACCATTTTCTCGTTCATTATCCTTCGGTTATAACAGCATCAGGTccaatcgaagatatgatgtgTTTTAGGTATGAAGCTAAACACAGAGCATTCAAGCAGTACGCTCATATAATGTCCTCGCGGAAAAATGTGTGCTACACTCTAGGTGTAAAAGCTTCATTGCAATTCGCATACGATTTATTTAATCACGGCTTCTTCAAAGAACCTGTCACGGGAGATTTTAAAATGTGTAATGTGAGCCTTCGTAATTACTTCAGTAAATTACAACAACCGTTGAAtataaattctgattttgttatgtCGATTGCAGGTAGTGTTAAATATAAGGGGACTGATTATTGTAGTGGATATTTTTTGACACTATTTATGAATGATTCAATGTACCTGTTTCAAATAATTGAGTTTATAATGCATGATAAGCAACTGTATGTAATTAGCCAAGAATGGCAGGTAGAAGGTTACTGCGATCATTTACTAGCTTATAAAGTAACAGAATGTTTAAAAGCTgtagaaattttaaaaattgactTATTTGATAGTAATCCAATATCAGTTCACAAAATTGAAGAACAGTCCAGTTTCTATTTTcgaatgaaaaataattttaatgtcTAATGTAATAAAACGAAACAATTAATGTTTATAATGAACTAAAATGTTTGATGTTTTACTGTTATTTCGATAGTAGCCTTACAATGATTCCTGATATACCACATCGTGGAGATCCCATATGAACCAACATGAAATAACATACTTTTCACGAGTATATTAAATTACATTTATTAGTTCGTTAATTAGGTTTTACAAAAACACTTCGTATAAACTACTTGTGAAACAACGTAACTTTTGCGTGTAAGTTTTGTGACATGAGAGTTCATGAATTCATTTCGTTCTATCGGTTACCCCCATAAGGGCTACGTGAAAAGTTCAATGGAGAAAAACTACATATGTTTTCACGTAGTTTTGAAGTGTGGATTTATTTGAGTGTAAGATCAAGGGTTACGAACCaagtacactgataaaaatttgcgcgATCGTttcatatgtaaacagcacTTCAAATTAATGtactttttcatttaaatacataaccaaagcgatttgtttcaagatttcatgtgtaaattcactaagatgcgtgattagattatttttcacttagctttgatgtgtttttccttcggatgtgatgtgtttCGCTA
This genomic window from Malaya genurostris strain Urasoe2022 chromosome 1, Malgen_1.1, whole genome shotgun sequence contains:
- the LOC131436748 gene encoding G patch domain-containing protein 4, whose product is MDFAKNVLQKYGWREGDGLGKNSDGIVKPIKASLKFNSTGFGSDQAKEHTNKWWQRVFDEAANNIDVGPAGKITQREKDAVEISNKSYSVRKLAQKSAAGGKTSYGGFLKASTLLSNIGREEDVEGHIHTEDIEFKPAKILTDEELFAACGGRTAHKGARHGLKLTGKLARVEAQDNKLLQELESKSFESVIKNNDWQQIQKRKKSKKKKRNEEKWVERHQEEEEDELKDMVHNSNYVVKKNKKKAKVEERVENDLVEEMNNSMGFFETLPEDDGVEPDPGPTIEEELEMLSNKIRKLDHGSVTIRKKDKFKKKKLKRAAAQADMDEEDESMDPTAKYRKDYKKEQKKNNKLLREMVSQEVQSDQKVKPKKLLRSDSEASENDDGEKDVIQRINEYREKIESKLPKIKVIEPTDEDQQQLLADQFKNAQRNGVKRVGRHKVKKKKSKKRNRVVAQLAENLLKNL
- the LOC131436756 gene encoding ER membrane protein complex subunit 7 homolog encodes the protein MKNIVIPLLAAILTLLNNVTGDTSIDEYDETTRYTIEGKVYPPELFGGSDLTWQIDTQISINGGEYKGFLRDDGSFIITSVPSGSYVVEIMNPDYYYESVRVEINPKGKFRARKLNYVQPSQVVQVPYPLKLKALTRFRYFQQREQWKITDFLFNPMVLMMILPLFIMLVLPKMMSDPETKKEMENLNLSKMTSDMPEFSEMITSFFTGGAPSDKGKDKEKSKSSGSKQSKKKN
- the LOC131425641 gene encoding uncharacterized protein LOC131425641 → MKTNSFHFLKVSGIEYSLPLLEPESSFRHVTGSKVVQSCSLIETNTSLIRRTNDDLLSEVVNKNISYCQLSPTVVSTNSEYTHNVKTTEQTKAQNYLTEYSHASETISTVTDSEGNSHDDLLSDGTDRVIATGRSSDEIKRKQRQSVSSLCKQSSSVTQSSHASNIFSTKILEKLLNSSEEGKDILKCAIKTELSEAKQLELSSIIAKHHINSKNKLLTEDLRTYALAVTSLFKFERSENYFIPRDGDRKNHGGKIANKIGNLKQRKRKRETKENEYQVTKRTLIDPQNKQNEDAEDAAEWLKLNSEPWTVVLDQWKISYAVRKRDLLSRKRIPHLFKTYPQYKLQHGFQLIDIDFQKSFPESKNGLMQLPYLIPRIAAYISKKACDPSAVYLLERLTDDDANNDKKICALLLALNTVLSPISVASRFEPTILVGQEDTLIFVGSKEQAQLKIQEIYQSYAELNIPIVPKLFAVGESLDNLQGTFIVGYDDLCYEFPSILRAVDVLIKLTAVLGLPFSKISKLVWHFLSSYIYGLKQRETYASIIKLKTYLEPNINE